The Sebastes umbrosus isolate fSebUmb1 chromosome 1, fSebUmb1.pri, whole genome shotgun sequence genome includes the window AACTGATTCACATAACCATAACTGGCAAAGCTGAACTCTGAGTTACAGGTTGAGGCAGGTAGCTCTGAGTATCTGCCAGAGAGGAATTGTTGGCATAGGCTGAGCACCGCGAAGAGGTATTTAAACAGTCTGGGTGTGGAAGGTTTGTATGTTTTGGCATCCTTGCGTGGACTTGTGTCTgtagatctgtgtgtgtgggagagagagagacagacaataATCCAGCTCTCACCTGTGTGGTCCACAGCTGCAAGAGTAGAGCTCTGTTCTGCATCTCTTCCTCGACTCCCTCCTCCTGCAGGAAGTGATGGTAGCTCTGCTGCCAGGAGTTGGACTCGGACCCTCCGTTCAGCCAGTTTGGGGACAGCAGCTCACACAGTCGCTCCCGGGATGAGTTGGCTGTTTTGCTTTCCCCTGTTGAAGATCACACATGCATTCATTTAGTACAGTTAAGTACATATGTTCATTCATGTTCTTGTAATGTGGGCCCTTATCAAACACGCTCAAATGATTTAGATTATGTTGCAAGCGCTGGCTGTTTTTAATGAGCTTGGAAAATCCAGTTTTTCTCATTGTGCACCTGCAACATCAGGTGCCTGTGATAGTTTGATTTTATCTTTTCCAAGATGATGCCGTGCTAGGTGGCAGCCTTTTCGTGTGTGTTTCCtcacaataatttcccaatttgggatcaataaagtacatctatctatctatctatctatctatctatctatctatctatctataatgtATTTCTGAGTTAAACTAaagtttgaatgaatgaataaatacctTACTGTGCTGTATAGACATGAAGTTGGATAGGGCCGTAAGCGAAATCATTTTACTTTCATTATGTATTGTGCAGCTTACCTCGCTTGAGTGAGCCACGAGCCAGTTTGGTGAGAAGATCGTCAAACTTGCGAAATTCCTTGTAGACCGCGGAAGCATTGTCTCTCCTCTCAAACAATGTAAGATATCCAGccctgaaaaacaacaacacagttaGAGAacttcctctttgtcactcctggTAGTAAAAGCAGCACTTGATTTACAGCAGGGGTATCAAAGTCATTGAGTACTGAAAGGTGCTGTGAACACACAAAGCACAATGGCTTCCTATTGACCTCTGTGAAAAAAATAGGAACTGgtccatttttcttttcatttcttttttcactTAGTCTATACGTAAGCACGTTGGGATTTATAATAGCCTAACCAGCATAGGGCCTGCTACTCTTATCAGGACAGCAAATAGACAAATAGGAACAGCAGTGCATTTTATTGGCATTAATGACTTCTCTGCAACTCTTCAAAGTCATCCAGTGAGCCGGATTGGACCCTTTGGCAGACCcctgatttacagtatttaaatGCTGCGTGTTACCTGAAGAGTAGACTGTAACAAAGGCTGAAGAGTCCGTCCTGTCTCCACTCACAGCCACTCTGGTCGCTCAGCAGCAGGCTCTGGAGCTGAGTGTTCATGGAGCTGCTGAGCTTGGAGAGACTGCGACCTTGAAAATGCCTGAGGgaataaaaaacagatattgAGATTTTGCAACACTCATTTAACTGCAGCAGAGTTTCTCTTCATCATCTGTGTTTAAAAGTCACACTAATTACCCTTCCATCCATTTCCTCTCTGCTCTAGGTTCGATACTCGGCAGCTGCAGACCGAAGACCCTCTTTATGAGCTGGTTTCTGTTGCGGGTGAAGTCCAAGAAGACAGTGTCATTCATTACAGAGTTGAAAGAGTTTGGGTCCAACAGCACCGTCACGTAACAACCAGCAACACGAACCTGGGTGGGAGGACATCATTTTAGTTGATAcaatattcattgtttttaaattgcatTCTTTTAACCAACTCTTATTATTATCTGTTAGTTTGAAGCTATGTGGAATGGACAGTTTTTCGATTCAATGAAACACTTTGTTCTACATTGGAAGAATAATGGGTTGCAGAGGCCTCTGCAGTACTAATTTGAGATATATTCAGATTAAAAGTATCATGGGGGATTGATTAGCTTGCTATCACCACACATGCATGATtgttaaaatgaatattttgttgTTATCGTGTGAAAACCTGATTTGAATTTCAGATGTTATATCAGATCTGTTGACAGACTTCTTGCGCCTTTATGCAAAAACATCTTTGACCCTTTTCTTCCAAACCATtacatattcattttttatccTATTTGACAGTCAAATATGCATCAGTATTGCAGTTGCACAGTCTTTTATCAGGACTTACTGTGAAGATGTCCCCATGTCTGGCTTTCATCCGGGCCAAAAACTTCGCGGCATCTTTTCCAAATTCAAGAGCGTGCCCCAACCACGGGAGAAAACCTTTGTCCAGAGGTGGCTCATTTTTCTGCCTGTCAAGTATGAGGAAACACGTTAAAATTAAATCAATGGGAAGTTACGCTGAGGTTAAGAGCATTACTCAATGGCTCTATGTCACCAGATCAACTCTGTCAGTCCGGGAGATTTAACCAATGACCTTCCAGTCACTCGCTTCCCAAACCTTTAGACCTCTATCAATGCGATAGAGTTAGTTTATCCACCTTTCATTCATACATGAATCTTAACCAACAGCTTTCTGTGGTGTAACTGAAACATCAGCCACAGTATAAGCACAGTCAGCATTGCTCAGACATCCAAATTCTATCAGTCAGATAATATGCTGATTATATGAATGAAGAggtattataatataattattactatttacATTAATGTCTTTGATTAATATTATTAACTTAAGAAAATAACAAGCTTTTCTAAATGACAGTATACTATGCTTTTGCAGTATTTTGCAGCCCTTTAGAATCTATTACAATCTCTGAAATGCATCTTTGTTAATAATCCAATATCTGCCCAATATCAacatattaataaatgtatttacctTGTGCGAGTGGAGTAAAGGAGAACTAGTAGAAGCAGTAGTAAGAATATTGTCCATAACATGTTTCGCTGAAGTCTGATACTTGTCCAGTCCCACGGGTAATTTATTGCAAAGCTGCTGGCAACTCAGTTATATGTGTGAGCCCGGCTCAACTGCACCCACTGCTTGTTAGGAGGTGTGGAAAGGTGTGGCTTGTGACACAAAGTGTTGCTCAACACTCAACAGTACACAGTGTGCGACACCACAAAAGAAGCCACATTCTGAGTAAATAACACAATCTGTAATTATTCAAAGTACCACTTAACTATTTCATTTAGAGTTTAGTCCACATTAAGTAACAGAAGATAAACAAAATCCTTCTTTTACACTTCATGCAGAGCATGAAAAGTCACCTGCCTGAACATTTCCcagcagtgacatcatctaGGTAAAAGGACTCAGGTTTCATTAGAAAGAGGTGATGTCAGGGgcaaacatattttatggaGGGTGTCATAAAGTTTAGTTATCAGTTGTTGATGTCAAAAATTCCTATGACAACGTTAAATTTTCCTCTAACAttgtgaaatgtttatttttaacctCCCTTCAGATGACTTCTAGCCAAAAGTATCTACTGATGACGTTGTCTGCCACACTGAAACCAATGATTCAGTTCATTCTGAAGAACAGCTGTTCTTCAATACGTCAATACTATGattctatttatatttttactggtaaatgaatgaatgactatTGTGTCATACCATACAACAATAGATataattcataatttttatgattttggtaaaaaataaataaagcttgCATACATGTATGTGGGCAAGCTGCTGGGTTACTTGGTGTGTCTTTACAGTGTACCAGCAGAGGGTAGTCATGCTCTTACAGTAGCCTCCACCTTTCAGCAGCTGGAGAAAAAGTTCAGTAGTGGACACACTGAAGTGAAGTCAGTCTACTGTTTGTTACTTCAAATGAAAATCGTACAACTCAGCAAACAGCAAAAAAGACATCTCTTGGCCGACACTTTTCACCTGAAAATGACAAATAACGTTAACGTCAAAGCGGCAGAGCTTGACTATCAGTGCTtagtttttaataattaaagctgcagttggtagaactggagtaaatatgatgaaaaagcagagcagctgtcaatcactcagagcagctgtcaatcacttgcaaactctgatTAAATGgcacgctgatcaaatatgaatcaatattcaaCAAACAGATATGGTAAATCGAACCAAATGTTTGATTCTTGTATGCATACTAGGta containing:
- the ptgis gene encoding prostacyclin synthase, coding for MLWTIFLLLLLLVLLYSTRTRQKNEPPLDKGFLPWLGHALEFGKDAAKFLARMKARHGDIFTVRVAGCYVTVLLDPNSFNSVMNDTVFLDFTRNRNQLIKRVFGLQLPSIEPRAERKWMEGHFQGRSLSKLSSSMNTQLQSLLLSDQSGCEWRQDGLFSLCYSLLFRAGYLTLFERRDNASAVYKEFRKFDDLLTKLARGSLKRGESKTANSSRERLCELLSPNWLNGGSESNSWQQSYHHFLQEEGVEEEMQNRALLLQLWTTQCNAGPAAFWLLGFLLTHPEAMEAVKSEIRGLPLRDTSLQHSPINLLEAHSTPVLDSVLSETLRLTAAVMISREVVQDKTLHMSSGQEYHLRRGDRVCLFPFLSPQMDPQIHQEPQIFKYDRFLNDDITVKDKFYKDGKRLQYYTMPWGAGRNICVGKEFAVTTIKQFVFLLLTHLDLEMCDPEAKLPPVNPSRYGFGMLQPDGDLQVRYRLKRTQREM